A single Vigna radiata var. radiata cultivar VC1973A chromosome 8, Vradiata_ver6, whole genome shotgun sequence DNA region contains:
- the LOC106772495 gene encoding sucrose transport protein, giving the protein MDPLSATKHHNNLSKPSSLHMEAPPPEPSPLRKIMVVASIAAGVQFGWALQLSLLTPYVQLLGIPHTWAAFIWLCGPISGMLVQPIVGYHSDRCTSRFGRRRPFIAAGALAVAIAVFLIGYAADLGHMFGDSLTKKTRPRAIAIFVVGFWILDVANNMLQGPCRALLADLSAGDHRKTRNANAFFSFFMAVGNVLGYAAGSYSGLHRVFPFTKTKACDVYCANLKSCFFLSIALLLSLSTIALTYVKEKTVPSEKSTVSVAEEDGSHGGMPCFGQLFGAFRELKRPMWILLLVTCLNWIAWFPFLLFDTDWMGHEVYGGTVGEGKAYDRGVRAGALGLMLNSLVLGATSLGVDVLARGVGGVKRLWGIVNFLLAVCLGMTVLVTKMAQHSRQYTDLPGGIHEPLPPSSAVKAGALALFAVLGIPLAITYSIPFALASIFSTTSGAGQGLSLGVLNLAIVIPQMVVSVTSGPWDDQFGGGNLPAFVVGAVAAAASGILSILLLPSPPPDLAKAATAAGGGFH; this is encoded by the exons ATGGACCCTCTCTCTGCCACCAAACACCACAACAATCTCTCCAAGCCTTCCTCCCTCCACATGGAGGCTCCGCCGCCGGAACCCAGTCCTCTCCGGAAGATCATGGTTGTGGCATCCATCGCCGCAGGGGTGCAGTTCGGCTGGGCCCTTCAGCTCTCCCTCCTCACCCCCTACGTCCAGTTGCTAGGAATTCCCCACACTTGGGCCGCCTTCATATGGCTCTGCGGCCCAATCTCCGGCATGCTGGTCCAGCCCATTGTCGGCTACCACAGCGACCGCTGCACTTCCCGCTTCGGCCGCCGTCGCCCCTTCATCGCCGCCGGAGCCCTGGCCGTTGCCATCGCCGTCTTTCTCATAGGCTACGCCGCCGACCTTGGCCACATGTTCGGCGACTCCCTCACCAAGAAAACCCGCCCACGCGCCATCGCCATCTTCGTCGTCGGATTCTGGATCCTGGACGTGGCCAACAACATGCTCCAGGGCCCCTGCCGTGCCCTCCTCGCCGACCTCTCCGCCGGCGACCACCGCAAGACGCGCAACGCAAACgccttcttctccttcttcatgGCCGTGGGCAACGTCCTGGGGTACGCCGCGGGGTCCTACAGCGGCCTCCACCGCGTCTTCCCCTTCACCAAAACTAAAGCCTGCGACGTCTACTGCGCCAATCTGAAAAGCTGCTTCTTCCTATCCATAGCGCTCCTCCTCAGTCTGTCCACCATCGCCCTCACTTACGTGAAGGAGAAAACGGTGCCGTCGGAAAAAAGCACCGTGAGCGTTGCGGAAGAAGATGGGTCCCACGGGGGCATGCCCTGTTTTGGGCAGTTATTCGGTGCGTTTCGGGAACTGAAGCGTCCCATGTGGATTCTTCTTTTGGTGACGTGTCTCAACTGGATTGCGTGGTTCCCCTTCCTTCTCTTCGACACCGACTGGATGGGCCATGAGGTCTACGGCGGAACCGTCGGAGAAGGAAAGGCCTACGATAGAGGCGTTCGCGCCGGTGCGTTAGGTCTCATGTTGAACTCTCTGGTCCTCGGAGCCACTTCCTTGGGCGTCGATGTCCTCGCGCGTGGAGTCGGGGGCGTCAAGAGGCTCTGGGGAATTGTCAACTTCCTTCTCGCTGTCTGTTTGGGCATGACCGTTTTGGTCACCAAGATGGCCCAGCATTCTCGCCAGTACACTGACCTCCCCGGCGGCATCCACGAGCCCCTGCCTCCTTCCTCCGCCGTCAAAGCCGGCGCGTTGGCCCTCTTTGCCGTCCTCGGAATCCCTCTGGCG ATTACTTACAGCATACCCTTTGCTCTGGCGTCAATATTCTCCACCACCTCGGGGGCAGGACAAG GGTTATCTCTGGGAGTCCTCAATCTTGCAATCGTCATACCACAG ATGGTGGTGTCTGTGACCAGTGGACCATGGGATGATCAATTTGGCGGCGGTAACTTGCCGGCGTTCGTGGTGGGTGCGGTGGCGGCTGCGGCCAGTGGCATTCTATCCATACTCCTGCTGCCATCTCCACCGCCGGATTTGGCAAAAGCTGCAACCGCGGCAGGGGGAGGGTTCCATTAA